The following DNA comes from Fusarium fujikuroi IMI 58289 draft genome, chromosome FFUJ_chr03.
TAGCACCTGGAGGAACGGGCCGACAGATCTCAGATGACAAGTCCGAGAGCTTTGTTGGGAAAGACACCTGTATCGATACTGACTCAACCAGCAGGCGCCCAGCCAGCGTACGACGCAACCTACTGTTGGCTCACACAAAAAACTGAATGACAAGAGGCTTACTGGTTGGTGTAATGACGGAAGCGAGACAGAATTGCTTGCTTGGGGAGATTGGTCGCGTGCAAGTCTTGGGTGTACATATTTTGACAGGGTTCAAGTGATTGATCAGTGATGTCCCTGTACCAAGCAGTCAGATCCAGTACTGGGTTACAGGTATATATTGACATGTCTGTAATTGATTGACAATTAAACCCTCGAACCTTAAGAAAAACCTTATCGAATACTTCATATCGACCTTTTGTACAAGAAAGCATGGCAGTGTTGAATGGTTACTTCAGACCCAGAGTGGCCTTTGTCACTGGTAAGTCATATACATTGTGAGAAGTTATGGTTTTATCTAACATGTGAGACAGGCATCACTGGTCAAGATGGCTCTTATCTTTCcgagctgctgctggaaaAGGGTTATCAAGTTCATGGCCTGGTACGATCGACTGCTTCCAGACGCGAAGCTTTAAGCAAGCCACTCCGGCCTGGCTTGACCATGCACCTTGGCGACATGTCCGACCTGGGTCGTCTCGTCCAGATTTTGGGCAGCATCAAGCCCGATGAGATCTACCACCTTGCTGCTCAGTCCCACGTGGCTGTCTCATTTGACACTCCACTGCAGACTAGTGACACCAATGCCATGGGAACACTTCGACTTCTTGAAGCCATGCGAATGCTGGGTTTGGACAAGTCGACAAAGTTCTATAATGTAACATTCCTTTACATCACATCACACATGGAATACGGAAAGACTAACTCATTCGTACAGGCTTGTTCATCTGAAGTGTTTGGGTCGGACATGCCCGCTCCACAAACGGAGGAGACCACCTTCCACCCGGTATCACCGTATGCTGTAACCAAGTTGTTCCAGTACTGGACTACCGTCAACTTTCGAGAGGCATATGGCTTCCATGCCTCGAATGGTATTCTCTTTAACCATGAATCACCAAGGCGGGGTACAACTTTCGTCACCCGAAAGATCACTACTCAAGTTGCTTTAATTGCGTGCGGAAAGTTAGACTTTTTCTCCTTAGGAAACCTTGACGCTGTCCGAGACTGGGGCCATGCAAAGGATTACATGCAGGGCGTGTATCTGATGCTGCAACAGCCAGTCGGAGGTGATTATGTCCTCTCGAGTGGGAAGTCCTACAGCGTTCGCGACTTTGTCGAGGCAGCTTTCAAGGTCATTGGAGTCAACATCGAGTAAGTTCTTCTTCACCGCTATACAGTAGTAGCCGCTGACATATCACCCAGATGGACTGGAACCGGTCTAGACGAGGTTGGCATTGACTCAGCCAGCAGAACAACTCGCGTTAAAGTGAACCCCGAGTTCTACCGACCACTTGATAATCAGAACTTGCTAGGCTCGGCGGCCAAGGCGAAGAAAGTGCTTGGATGGAAGCCAACATACAGCTTCGAAGCATTAGTTGAAGAAATGGTACTTTGCGATGTTGAGGCCGTCAACACAGGTCGTATCTTCTCCAACAGTTACTTGGACTGGGTAGTTGGCAAGACGGAAAGCGGAAATGGGGTCGTGAGTCACAGTCCTTCCAAGTCGGTTGGTGAGGCTCACAGCGTCACTACGAATTCGGATGGGCCTGAGAAGATCACCCTGGCAGACGTTGAAGGGCTGGATGCGGAGGGCACAACTCAGGTCTAGCCTAGTCATTTTGTTGATGCTTCTAAAGCAATAGTCATTCATTCTAGATTTTCTTTATATGATATTTCCAAGAGATAGTTTCAATGCAACACCTATGGCCATATTCTACTCCTTTGTAATTTTATGTTCGGTTGTTACATATCTCGTGCCAAGCGACAGCGGAGTGATACATGCAGCGAACTGTAAAGTCAATCGTTTCAATGAGCACTAAATGTAGATCAGTCTGGAGTTGACATAACCTATACACCCATTCTATGATCTGGGAGTCATttttctcagcctcattATGATCAAAGGATGTGATAAATTGCGGAAGTTACCTTTTCTGACTCATTGACTATGTCTTTTCCTCGGTACTGATTAGTTCTGATTGGTTATTCGTGGTTACGGGTAACAATTCTCCCATTCCCCGGGGTTGACAGAAACGTGCCATGTTACCTTTTGCAGAATTTGTGATTAGTCTCATCTGTACAACTAAGCTGACGTTTGGGCGGCGCCGCACTCCTTATGGGGAAGGTACCTTTTGTCTGGTCGTCCATGAAAATGAGGTGATGTGGGGGTTGAGACACCCCAGTTAGTTACACCAAATACGGTGACTCCACATAAGGCTTTGAATTTCGTAATGTGTTATGTTTTGCTCCAGGTGTCGTTGGTTGTGAAACGAGCAGTAATTTCACTCGACCAATGCATCATATGTCTCCAGTTTCACCGCCACTCCAATCTGACCAACAATGCAGATCATGGTAAACAAACCAGCTCTTCTTACGGCAGGTGTCTGAAGCACATCATTACGAGAGAAACTTTTGACAAATCTCTTACAACTGCGCTGGGATCAAAGCATGACGTCTAATGCAGTCACGTTTGCCATGCAAAGGTCAGAATGTGAATTTCACTTATGCATAAAATGAGGGACAACAATCCATGTTGATAGAccatgacgaagaggaaagaGTACTACTTCACAATCCTTCCCCTACTGCAAGATTCCTTTCATATCCAAAGGATTCTGTACTTACGGCCGAGATGGGAAGTCAGTTGACACCTGAGATGGATCGATCGTTTCTCTCAGAGACCTTTTCGGTCAAGGCTCTCGGTAGTAATTGTAAGCTGCCCTGCGAGATTCCACCAGTCATGAGCATTTTACGCTGACACGTTACCTTTCCTCTTTGCTAGCCACCTTGAAAGCCGAATGTCGTTGGAGATTTTCACCCCCTCTCTACCCCAAGAGTGTAAACGGAAATGCTCTTCCGCATTGCAAATCTGTCGATCTCGTTTTGAATGTCACATCCCCGGAAAAGGCCGAGACGAACGGTCGCGCGATTCAAGGAACGGACTTTCTTGCTGACTGTACTGAAACGCCATTGGGAACCATTATCAACAAATTTCTGACCTCAAAGCCGCCCTACGTCGAGGATAACGGACCGGACCACGCCATCGAAGCTCTGATCAAGGTCTTGTTGGTTCCACGCGATGGTTACCTCTGTCGACGTGACATTATACAGCTGAGAATGGTACACTCTGACTGTATCGAGTCCGTCGTTCCCTTCCAACTACAGGGAAAGCCTTACCCCGCGGTGCTTCAATCAGAAACCAATCTGCTTTCTCTCTTACAGTCCTCTCCCGGAGCTTTGATCTGCAAACGATCCATCCAATCGGCTCGTGGCCTTGAGGCCTTTGACCTTGTCGATCGGGAAGTGAACGAGAGGCTTTCTTTTGACTGGATAATCTCAGACAAACCTCCAGCATTGACCGTGGCTGTGGTTGGCGGTCGCCCTCTGTTTGATAGCACAACAGGGGGTTATGGTTCAGAGGGACCCTTTGACGCGGCTAGAGCGCTCGGAATAGCTGTCGTTGTCCTTGATCGTCCTGGCCATTTCATGGAGGGCCCAAGATACAGTCATCTGCGAGACGACTTTATTGCTGTCGATATGACCAGTGACGACAGTCTGCCTCAGAGGCTTACCGCAGCGGTGAAGGGCCGCAAGATAGATGGCATCATCACCTTTTCAGATGAGTATGTCATTGCAACTGCAAAGGCAGCCGAGAGGTTGAATTTTGAGACTGAGCCCGCCGAGTCTATAATCACTGCTCACTACAAGGACGCGACCCGCAAGGTTCTCAACACTCCCAACATGCAGTCTTTTCGACTGGACAGTGCCGCGGACTTGGATAATGAAGAGATTTCTAAGACATTGGAAACCTTGAAGTATCCTCTGGTAATAAAGCCATGCCGTGGTGGCGCCTCTCGTGGTGTCAAGAAGGTTCAGAATCACCAAAGACTTCGGGAAGCAATCGGCCAGCTCGAAAATGATGGTCTCACGAAGTACGGGATTCTTCTCGAGACTTACATAAGTGGGCCAGAGATAGATGCCAACATTGCTCTATGGGATGGTGAGCTTATGTTCGCAGAGATCACCGATGATTTCCCCTGCACAGCTGATGCTAGCGACGCCACTATTGCCGACAACTTCGGGGAGACTGTCATGGTGTCACCAACGCTATTGTGTCAGAAGGAGCAGAACCTGATCAAGTCATCTCTGCACAAAACACTGCTCAAACTTGGTTTCCGAAATGGCGTCTTCCATGTTGAAGCTAGAGTCCAGAACTCAAGCATGCGATACCAGGAAATCGACGGTATTGTTGATTTAGCCGATACAGACAACCCGTCACCAAGCGATCCTGAGGTGTATCTCATTGAGGTCAACGCACGCCCTCCTGGCTTAGACTGCGCATTCTCAACCCTTCACGCTTACGGCGTAGATCTTTGCGCGCTACAGTTACTCCAATGCCTAAGAGATGGCGATCGCTTCAAAACGATGTGTAAGCCTTTCTTATCTGAGACACAGTACTGGAGTGCGAACTGCCTGATCCCAATTCACCGTCATAACGTACTGGTACCAGAAGGGTTCTGTGGCAAAGTCCTGGAGAGAATGCCAGACGTTGCTCCATTAGTTTATAGGTCGGAGTTGTTTAGACAGCCTGGCACACTTGTATCACCGCCATTGGGTGTCGAGTTTCTGGCTTATTTCTTAGTGCAGTCTAGGACTGACCGACGAAAGGTGCTGCAGACCTATCATCGCCTCATACAAACTTGCAGGGATGTTTTAGACGAGGTGTGGGAACATTAGCTAGTTGTAGCCACTAAGTCAGTACTCCGTAGTCGAATACAATTCGCTGACTTACTTTCAAATTTGCATGCAGCAGTTAGTGAAAGCTAGTCATTTGGATGTCCTCCCCCAGCTAAGCATGACTCAATGTCTGACCATGAGAGCAGGACTTGAAGCATAATTCGAAGCATAATCTGACGTACCGATCCACCAGCCGACCATGATACCATAATCAGCGCGTAAGCTCGGCAATTGCCTCATCGGAACAAATATCTTCTCAAGGTTAGA
Coding sequences within:
- a CDS encoding related to GDP-mannose 4,6-dehydratase, yielding MAVLNGYFRPRVAFVTGITGQDGSYLSELLLEKGYQVHGLVRSTASRREALSKPLRPGLTMHLGDMSDLGRLVQILGSIKPDEIYHLAAQSHVAVSFDTPLQTSDTNAMGTLRLLEAMRMLGLDKSTKFYNVTFLYITSHMEYGKTNSFVQACSSEVFGSDMPAPQTEETTFHPVSPYAVTKLFQYWTTVNFREAYGFHASNGILFNHESPRRGTTFVTRKITTQVALIACGKLDFFSLGNLDAVRDWGHAKDYMQGVYLMLQQPVGGDYVLSSGKSYSVRDFVEAAFKVIGVNIEWTGTGLDEVGIDSASRTTRVKVNPEFYRPLDNQNLLGSAAKAKKVLGWKPTYSFEALVEEMVLCDVEAVNTGRIFSNSYLDWVVGKTESGNGVVSHSPSKSVGEAHSVTTNSDGPEKITLADVEGLDAEGTTQV